Proteins co-encoded in one Flavobacterium sp. M31R6 genomic window:
- a CDS encoding thiamine phosphate synthase translates to MYNKLQYISQGESVEEQLYNIHQSLDNGCDWIQMRFKHQKPKKALALAEATKFLCEEYLANFIINDDVHLAEHINADGVHLGLSDMGVADARAILGKTKIIGATANTYEDIIRQANNGCDYIGLGPFQHTKTKDNLSPILGIEGYRSIIIQMEQAQIDVPVYAIGGITLGDVNTLIKTGIHGIAVSGIITKSDDKQELITQLNEKLYGNVIV, encoded by the coding sequence ATGTATAACAAACTACAATACATCTCTCAAGGAGAAAGCGTCGAAGAACAATTGTACAACATTCATCAATCCCTCGACAATGGCTGTGATTGGATACAAATGCGATTCAAACATCAAAAACCGAAAAAAGCACTGGCTTTGGCGGAAGCCACCAAATTTTTGTGTGAAGAATATCTAGCCAATTTCATCATCAATGATGATGTGCATTTGGCAGAGCACATTAATGCTGACGGTGTTCATCTTGGCCTTTCGGATATGGGCGTTGCAGATGCACGAGCCATACTGGGTAAAACAAAAATCATCGGTGCGACCGCAAACACTTATGAAGATATAATCCGTCAAGCCAACAACGGCTGTGATTATATTGGCTTAGGGCCTTTCCAACACACCAAAACCAAGGACAATCTCAGTCCAATACTTGGAATAGAAGGTTATCGTTCCATAATTATTCAAATGGAACAGGCGCAAATTGATGTACCCGTTTATGCTATTGGAGGCATTACCTTGGGAGATGTTAATACTCTGATTAAAACAGGAATTCATGGAATTGCAGTTTCTGGAATTATTACCAAAAGCGATGACAAACAAGAACTCATTACACAACTTAACGAGAAATTATATGGCAATGTCATTGTTTAA
- a CDS encoding hydroxymethylpyrimidine/phosphomethylpyrimidine kinase, with translation MSENRPIDLTIAGFDPSGGAGVLADIKTFEQHKVYGFAINTANTIQTENVFHKIQWTAIDFVLESITTLLNSYAISAVKIGIVPSLDYLKQIVFCLKKHSPSIKIIWDPILKSSTEFDFLSIENQETLIEILQQIVLITPNYNEIKHFNPEEKDPQKIAKFFSTYCSILLKGGHNSDEIGVDYLFTTNNIYTYLPKTIECYEKHGSGCVLSSAITANLALGQNLQTACGNAKTYTEKYLLSNPTKLGFHHV, from the coding sequence ATGTCAGAAAATCGTCCAATCGACTTAACAATCGCAGGATTTGATCCTTCGGGTGGAGCGGGGGTTTTGGCAGACATCAAAACTTTTGAGCAACATAAAGTGTATGGTTTTGCCATCAACACTGCCAATACCATTCAAACCGAAAATGTGTTCCATAAAATCCAATGGACAGCTATCGATTTTGTTTTAGAATCCATAACAACCCTTTTGAATAGTTATGCCATCAGCGCTGTTAAAATAGGCATTGTACCATCATTGGATTATTTGAAACAAATTGTTTTTTGCCTAAAAAAGCATTCACCATCAATCAAAATTATTTGGGACCCAATTTTAAAATCTTCCACTGAATTTGATTTTTTGTCCATAGAAAATCAGGAGACTTTGATCGAAATCCTGCAACAAATTGTGTTGATTACTCCAAATTACAACGAAATCAAACATTTTAATCCTGAAGAAAAAGACCCGCAAAAAATTGCAAAATTCTTTTCTACTTATTGTTCGATTTTACTAAAAGGCGGACATAACAGTGATGAAATTGGAGTCGATTATTTATTTACTACAAATAACATTTATACATATCTGCCAAAAACAATCGAATGTTATGAAAAACACGGCTCAGGCTGCGTACTATCTTCCGCAATTACGGCCAACCTTGCATTGGGTCAAAATCTGCAAACAGCTTGTGGAAATGCAAAAACATATACTGAAAAATATTTACTGTCTAACCCAACTAAACTAGGATTCCATCATGTATAA
- a CDS encoding thiamine phosphate synthase — translation MIVITNPVSIANEIDTIHSLFGNGLELLHIRKPDLSAAEMRSYLSEIKSDLRGQLVLHSHHHLTSSFGINRIHFSESERKKTATIFGKSAFETYKTKGFHLSTSVHNMEDFNALDHVFEYAFLSPVFPSISKENYFSKIDWFQVIKSRTNYSTKLIALGGIESKNTEQTLQNGFDNVALLGTIWNQNNPIKNFKSCQKIVQST, via the coding sequence ATGATTGTAATCACAAATCCAGTTTCGATAGCCAATGAAATCGACACCATTCATTCTCTTTTTGGGAATGGATTGGAGTTGCTTCATATTCGCAAACCTGATTTATCTGCCGCAGAAATGAGATCATACTTGTCGGAAATAAAATCGGATTTAAGAGGACAATTGGTTTTGCACAGCCATCATCATTTGACTTCGTCATTTGGTATAAATCGTATTCACTTTAGCGAAAGCGAAAGAAAAAAAACAGCAACCATATTCGGAAAATCAGCATTTGAAACATACAAAACAAAAGGTTTCCATTTATCGACTTCGGTTCATAATATGGAAGATTTCAATGCTTTGGATCACGTGTTTGAATATGCTTTTTTGAGCCCTGTTTTTCCAAGCATTTCTAAAGAAAATTATTTTTCAAAAATAGATTGGTTTCAAGTCATTAAAAGCAGAACTAATTATTCGACAAAACTCATCGCTTTGGGCGGAATAGAATCAAAAAACACAGAGCAAACATTACAAAATGGCTTTGATAATGTAGCCTTACTAGGAACCATTTGGAATCAAAACAATCCCATTAAAAACTTTAAATCATGTCAGAAAATCGTCCAATCGACTTAA
- the thiC gene encoding phosphomethylpyrimidine synthase ThiC, whose translation MNNEEKISRTPFPNSKKIYIEGEIHPIKVAMREISLADTKMSNGRIEKNPPVTVYDTSGPFTDPNIEIDIRKGLPRIREQWILDRNDVEELTEISSEYGKTRLNDEKLNDLRFEYLHKPMRAKKGANVSQLYYAKQGVITPEMEYIAIRENQRIEQLNEQTQAMQCQHQGHSFGAQTPKIKITPEFVRSEVARGRAIIPNNINHPESEPMIVGRNFLVKINANIGNSAVTSSIEEEVEKAVWACRWGADTIMDLSTGKNIHETREWIIRNSPVPIGTVPIYQALEKVNGIAEDLTWEVFRDTLIEQAEQGVSYFTIHAGVLLRYIHLTANRVTGIVSRGGSIMAKWCLFHHKENFLYTHFEEICEIMKQYDVAFSLGDGLRPGSIADANDAAQFAELETLGELTKIAWKQDVQVFIEGPGHVPMHMIKENMDKQLEHCDEAPFYTLGPLTTDIAPGYDHITSAIGAAMIGWYGCAMLCYVTPKEHLGLPNKKDVKDGVITYKIAAHAADLAKGHPGSQYRDNALSKARFEFRWEDQFNLSLDPDTAREFHDETLPADGAKVAHFCSMCGPKFCSMKISQEIRDVAEAEKGMAAKSEEFIEQGKEIYI comes from the coding sequence ATGAACAACGAAGAAAAAATCTCTAGAACCCCCTTTCCAAACTCCAAAAAAATATATATCGAGGGAGAAATCCACCCGATAAAAGTAGCCATGCGAGAAATCTCCTTGGCTGACACCAAAATGTCCAACGGACGAATCGAAAAAAATCCACCCGTAACCGTTTACGACACTTCCGGCCCTTTTACCGACCCCAATATCGAAATCGACATCCGCAAAGGATTGCCCCGTATTCGCGAACAATGGATACTAGACCGCAATGACGTAGAAGAACTAACCGAAATCTCCTCAGAATATGGAAAAACACGCTTGAATGACGAAAAATTAAACGACTTACGTTTTGAATATTTACACAAACCAATGCGTGCCAAAAAAGGAGCCAATGTTTCACAATTGTATTACGCCAAACAAGGCGTCATCACTCCCGAAATGGAATATATAGCCATTCGAGAAAACCAGCGCATCGAACAACTGAACGAGCAAACCCAAGCCATGCAATGCCAACACCAAGGCCATAGTTTTGGAGCCCAAACCCCAAAAATCAAAATCACCCCCGAATTCGTAAGGAGTGAAGTCGCCAGAGGTCGCGCCATTATCCCAAACAACATCAACCATCCCGAAAGTGAACCTATGATTGTGGGACGCAATTTCTTGGTAAAAATAAACGCTAACATCGGGAATAGTGCCGTAACGTCAAGCATCGAGGAAGAAGTTGAAAAAGCCGTCTGGGCCTGCCGTTGGGGAGCCGATACCATTATGGATTTATCCACAGGAAAAAACATACACGAAACCAGAGAATGGATTATCCGTAATTCCCCAGTTCCAATCGGAACTGTGCCTATCTACCAAGCCCTCGAAAAAGTAAACGGAATCGCCGAAGATTTAACTTGGGAAGTATTTCGTGACACCCTTATCGAACAAGCCGAACAAGGAGTTTCCTATTTCACTATTCACGCCGGAGTATTATTGCGATACATTCATTTAACCGCAAACCGAGTTACTGGAATTGTTTCCCGAGGCGGTTCGATTATGGCAAAATGGTGCTTATTTCATCACAAAGAAAACTTCCTTTACACCCATTTTGAAGAGATTTGCGAAATCATGAAACAATACGATGTCGCTTTCTCTCTAGGAGACGGTTTACGCCCAGGCTCCATCGCCGATGCCAATGATGCCGCACAATTCGCCGAATTGGAAACACTTGGCGAACTGACAAAAATAGCCTGGAAACAAGATGTCCAAGTTTTCATCGAAGGCCCGGGTCACGTCCCAATGCACATGATCAAAGAAAACATGGATAAACAATTGGAACATTGCGATGAAGCGCCTTTTTATACTTTGGGCCCATTAACAACTGATATTGCACCTGGATACGACCACATTACTTCTGCCATTGGTGCCGCGATGATTGGTTGGTACGGATGCGCTATGCTGTGTTATGTCACCCCAAAAGAACATCTTGGTTTACCTAACAAAAAAGACGTAAAAGACGGCGTAATCACATACAAAATAGCCGCTCACGCCGCGGACTTGGCCAAAGGCCATCCAGGTTCGCAATACCGCGACAATGCCTTGAGTAAAGCGCGTTTCGAATTCCGTTGGGAAGACCAGTTCAATTTATCTCTAGATCCAGATACAGCAAGAGAATTCCATGACGAAACATTACCGGCAGATGGCGCCAAAGTAGCACACTTCTGTTCGATGTGCGGGCCTAAATTCTGTTCCATGAAAATATCACAGGAAATCCGTGATGTCGCCGAAGCCGAAAAAGGTATGGCTGCAAAATCAGAAGAGTTTATTGAACAGGGTAAAGAAATTTATATCTAA